One Legionella hackeliae DNA segment encodes these proteins:
- the pdxH gene encoding pyridoxamine 5'-phosphate oxidase, which translates to MSNWKTLADIRREYGELTLSEETILESPIAQFKQWFEEVLPVEKSDPTAMVLSTVDDKGFPDSRVVLLKGLEDEAFIFYTNYQSNKSLQLSQTPYAALNFYWPQMARQVRVRGWIKKTTKRQSDLYFASRPLTSQLSAVVSAQSQPISDRKALEDALNKLIAEHGQEPILRPVNWGGYMVIPEEIEFWQGRNNRLHDRIFCHKKRGKWVYYRLAP; encoded by the coding sequence ATGAGTAATTGGAAAACATTAGCAGATATTCGCCGCGAATACGGTGAGTTAACTTTATCAGAAGAAACAATATTGGAGTCGCCAATCGCGCAATTTAAACAATGGTTTGAAGAGGTTTTGCCTGTGGAAAAAAGCGATCCAACTGCGATGGTATTGTCAACTGTCGATGACAAGGGTTTTCCAGATTCAAGAGTCGTTTTATTAAAGGGATTAGAGGATGAAGCATTCATTTTTTATACAAATTATCAAAGCAATAAGTCATTGCAACTAAGCCAAACACCCTATGCTGCTTTAAATTTTTATTGGCCCCAAATGGCACGTCAAGTTCGTGTTCGAGGTTGGATAAAAAAGACCACCAAGCGGCAATCCGATCTTTATTTTGCCTCAAGACCATTAACCAGCCAGCTAAGTGCGGTTGTCTCTGCCCAAAGTCAACCAATTAGCGATAGAAAAGCACTTGAAGATGCTTTAAACAAGTTAATTGCAGAACATGGTCAAGAGCCGATTCTTCGACCTGTGAATTGGGGTGGGTACATGGTAATTCCTGAAGAAATCGAGTTTTGGCAAGGGCGAAATAATCGTTTACACGATAGAATTTTTTGCCACAAAAAACGAGGAAAATGGGTTTACTATCGTTTGGCACCATAA
- a CDS encoding SseB family protein: protein MNELEEAIKNALDTSGGNVQANKAYLEFIKANFIVPIDKKSNPEQPEVLYLVDNDQFFLPVFTNENYLDQWAKEISNDIHLLRLSGVDLLKGIGDDVTVCLNIGSPIYKEFNPAELARMRSMVLKLFK from the coding sequence ATGAATGAGCTTGAAGAAGCAATTAAGAATGCATTAGATACATCAGGGGGAAACGTTCAGGCCAATAAAGCCTATCTTGAGTTTATTAAAGCAAATTTTATTGTTCCCATCGACAAGAAATCTAACCCTGAGCAGCCTGAAGTTCTCTACCTAGTCGACAATGATCAATTCTTCTTGCCTGTTTTTACGAATGAAAACTATTTGGATCAATGGGCCAAAGAAATTTCTAACGATATCCATTTGCTGCGCTTGTCAGGGGTGGATTTATTAAAAGGCATTGGAGATGACGTAACGGTCTGTTTAAACATTGGAAGTCCGATTTATAAAGAATTTAATCCTGCAGAACTCGCGAGAATGAGAAGTATGGTTTTAAAATTGTTTAAATAA